Genomic window (Amaranthus tricolor cultivar Red isolate AtriRed21 chromosome 7, ASM2621246v1, whole genome shotgun sequence):
ATATGAGATAATGTGTATTTGATCATTAATTAGAActgatattttttatattaatttatatttaaaaaattaggaATTGCACGAATTTCTATACTAATACTATCTATTTTGGATGTAATGGATAGTTCTCTAACACCAACTAGTCCTAAACTCACCCCTTAGAGAGAAGTCAGAGATAATGAGTAACCACTGATGAATAATAGAGcccttaaaataaaattgaaaataaataattgaaaggATGGCAAACAATCAGTTCATCGGCAAATGAAGAAGTTTAAAAGCAAACTGAAAACAGATTTGACAACAAATAACTACAATCgcaaattacaaatttacaatgaaAAGATATAACCAATAAACTTCACTACCCGCCTTATAATCAAACAAGATCAAGTAATAACAGTAACAAAAAAGGCTAGTTTAATACTggtagattaaaaaaaaaagtcgatTAAACACACCCAAAAAtgaaaagaatggagaaaaaaGTAACCTGTTGGGGTTCAGAGGAACTGCGATGATGCCATGGAAATGAAAGAAGTTGACGAGGTTTAGGTCGAATATACTCATTTGCAGAAGAACAAGTACCAGTAACGATTACAAAGACAGTGAGTGTGAATAAATGAATCAGCCTTTGACAATCCATTTTAACTTAGAAAAAGTTTGATTTGATCAAGAAAACAATCCCCATGATCATCCACCAGGTGgtgttatttattttacttagaTTTTTACTGAATTTGTGAATAAATTTGTCGATTATGGATATGAATATACTGTGGCCTGTCGATTTCGAGTAATTTGGGTATATTTGGGGGAGTTGAAATGGGAAAGATTTGATGAATACCAAAAGTTGAATTGGTTTGGGgacctaataatataatcatTCTCACGCAATCTAAGCTCCGGATGTCGGCTCTTATTATTATTGCGGATTTTGTGGTTGTGGGCTTGTGTTGTGGAGAAGCAAGTAAAAAAGTAGAGAATAGAGCTCgcaaagtaaaatattatttattttcattttttttgttttctaatacttgctatattattgtgtatagAGGGTAAGATTAAGTGAAAACGACTtaagtggtgaaaactgaaaaccagATTGACATATACATATTATGGTAACATACAATTTTATCGGATGTACATatttttgtaaacaaaaaagttcgtattatttaGAAAAATGATATCCGAATATGTACACTTTTTAAGCATCTATATACACCTTTTAGAAAATATCCAATTATTTATAGAATTGCCATCGAAATACGTACACCATTTAAGCTTTATGTATAtctgttttcagttttcactaCTTTAATTGGTTTTCACGTGATCCAAAACCTACTATATAGTACTTTATAtgtcataaaataacttatgaATTATCATATTTACAATTACCTTATACCTATTCTATAAGTTATTTGCTTTTACACTTTTGTCATTATTTATGGACAATTAGGATTGTACTTGACCCTAGGAAAGATAGACATTTTCCTATGGTTCAGATTTAAAGTGGGTTTAATATCTCAATTCATCAATGTTGTCATGTAGCACGTAAATCAGTGTTTGTAAAATTGTAACTATGCTTTTGCCAAAcaccattaaaaatcaaaatcgaCCCTATAAAAAGTCAATTTCTTATATTTTGATTAAGACCTAAATTTGTCGGGAACGACATTGGGGATAATAATGGTATTTTTCTATTAaacaattattttcttaatacttGTGTCAAGTTAAAATAGTGCTAATATTGTGAAACGGAGGTATGTACGgataaacttaaaattttaaaaatacgaGTTGGAGAGTGTAATTTAGTGTGGTGGAGAATAAGAAATGTGGACTTGCAAGTTGTAAATGAAAGATTGCACATTATAGACTAATACACTAATAAGTCTATAAACTTACACATTCCTCAATTCTCTACATTTTGTAAATGTAAACACTTTCCTTTTATAGTATTGTTCACACTTTACTATTGTAGTATGGTTCACACTTTACTACCACTCCATAATATGTGGCACTTTACATATATGACATACAGGTAGATACTGAGTAAtcctttttatttgatttatctattttactttatattatttatattttggatattttgacttttatcaatatattttttttctcacttataATTATATTCATACAACTTTATtgtctttaatattttttaatttttgtgtgTGATTCTATGTTACTAATTCATTGGGACTGAGAGAGTATGAAAAAAAATGCTATTATGAGCAACAGATTAGTCCAAAATTTTTAAAGACAACTCAACATGGAGTAAGATATTGTATATGTAGTAGCTTTACGGCAAGCTATTAAGTCAATTGTATAAGGCTGAGTCAAATGAGGTGGGCAAAATTGTGCAAAGTTAAATGTAAATCTaggtattttaaaaatataaattattgggTAGAATCTAGCTGAGTTAAATGAGTTATGGATCCACACCAACTTGAAAagtgtgaaaaagtaaatagtgcaagtaaaaaagaatggaaaattatatatttaatgtttATACAAGGACCTACATAACCCATAAGTAGACGTAAAGGTTGGTTAAGATTAAGCCGTAATGGGTTGGGTTATGAGCTGGCCAAGTCCGTGTCGCCTGTACAACGGCCTACTTGCCCCATGTCTACCCATAAACTATTTCTCTATACAATAAATGCCCCCCTCGTAACATTTGTTGTCTCTTATCATGGCTTTTCAGTATTAAACACATAAATAATTGTGTTTTATGTTTCCTAGAAGCTTCCTCATTGAACTATCTTGGTGGATTTCTGAAGAATCTTCAATGTCTGTGTGAAAATGTCTGTGTGAAACTTGTTGGGATCTACACATGTAGGCTACAATATTGTCTTGTTCTAAAAAAAAGATACAAAACTAATGAGCAATACAAAatctaaaagaaaataaagacaCCAAACAAGATCGCGTTATAAAGATTTTTAAATCTATTAAACTGATGTAATATTTTCTGCAtcgtatatatgttaaaaaaatgtattttaaatcGAAGGGACATTTTATAGTTCGGCCAATTCCCTTCAGCCGATATTTGGCAGTATGACAATCATAGCAAGAGGTGTTTAACGGGGCGGGTCAACTCAACGGGTCACGTTTTAACGGGTTaatagcaggtcgggtcaataACGGGCCTTAGTATGGTGGGCCAAACTGGGCCGGATAATTATGGAACtgaattgaaaaagaaatttatcaccttttatatgatattattatatacgtAGTTGGGTCGATCCAACGAGCcataaaatagaataaaaaaactattaaatgAACGTTTTAAAAACCGATCAAAGTAGGTCGTGTTTAAACGGGCTTTGACCCTCCTCAGCCCCTTTTAAATTTGGCATGACCCACCCCAACTTGGCCCATTTAAATTTTGTCCTGAACTGCCCATTAAACACCtctaatcataacatagtaaaACTATCATTACCACATCACTGTATTCGTTACTGCAAATGGGATGATTAACGacacattttaaaaaatgagcTAATTCTTTTATTTTACACCAAACACTTTCAAAGAATCAATACAAATTACAACCAAAAATCAGCTGACCATATCTTAATTTGTGACAAAACCAAAACATACTTTTCATTGTCCAAAAATGGAGGGATCATTCCTCTTGTCTCTTGATCCTCCAAGTGACAAATACAATTCACATATACACAaaatcattcttcatcttcgTCATCATCGTCAGGAAATGCTAGCATCGGTTGGTTTGGTGCATACACAACCTCTAACTTGAACAACCGGCTTTGTACTTCAGTATACGAGCCTGCTAGCTCTTTACACCCGGATAAATCCAAGTGTCTTAGCTCAGATAACTCAGCTAATTCCATAGGCAACTCGAAAATAAGACTTCCCGAAAAACTAAGGATTTCTAGGCTCCTTAGACTCCCAATCATGGATATATCGCCTTTTAGTTTCCATCGTCTAAGCAGCAAAGTTCGGAGATTTTGAAGCGACTTCAATGACGACGGTAAAACCATCTCAAGACGATTCTTAGCTGCAGTCAAATCTAGAACTTGTAATGCTTTCAACCCATCAAAAAATATATCGTTTAATCGTAAGGGTGCACGTTGTGCAAGCAACAATAGTTTCAAACTAGGACATTGAAGTCGTGTAGGGAATCGATCGTTCATAGGGAATGCTAGCAAAGAAATAGCCATGGCTTCGCCAAGTTTATTGTTTCGTACCCAATTATTCTCCAATGGAGTCGGTACAATGAAGGGCTTCTCGCCTTCAGAATTCGTGATCCAAAGGGCAGCATCACGAACCATGTCGTGCATTTTCACATGGTTCGCCATGTTATCTGTTTTTAACAGCAACGATGATGCTTTCAGATCTTTGATCGTGTTCtgcacgtgtgatttgactgaTCTGAACGAGTCGACATCTTGGAACAGACCAAATCCCATTGCATATTTAGTCAATTCTTCGATATCAATCTCGTGATCTTCAGGAAACAAAGAACACAATAAAAAACACTTCTTTGTAGCCTCTGCTTTTAGATAATCATAACTTAACCTGAAACATGCATACACGTTTCGATCAACTGTTTCGATGTCTGTAAGCTTCGACTTTTGAAGGTTTTCAGCAGCGGTTTTCCATTCGTCTAGCGATTTTCCGCTCAGAGCACTTGCCACTACAACTAAGGCTAATGGCAACCTTTGACATTCTCCAATAACTTGCTTAGCTATCTGTTTAAGCTCAACCGACGGTTCGTTCAGCACACCTCCtgcattaattttaaaaagttccCATGCTTCCGTTTCATCTAAGAGACTTAATGAGACGATTTCTTGGCAACGCATCGATGTGCAAACATGCTCACGACGAGTAGTTATGAGAACCTTGCACCCCTTGTGATCATTACCAATCGGAATCCCAATATCACCCAAATCGATTGTATTCCAAACATCGTCTAGGATAACCAAGACGGTATTCTCAAACTTAAGTCTATCCTTAAGTTGGCCCGCCCTTCCGATTTCAGTCTCTCTAGAGAAAGTTAATCCTAACATATCACCTAATTGACCTTGAATCTTTCGTATGTCGAGTGTCTGAGACACCACCGCAAACACCACCTGATCAAACATTTTGCGCGCTTTAGCCACTTTACCAACTTCCGTCACCAAAGTTGTCTTGCCGATACCTCCCATTCCAAACACGCCTATAGTTTTCGTGCTACTCTTTCCTAAGGCCGATAGGGTCTCATTAAAAGACATGGTAGTAGAATCAAACGCAGTGAATCCCTCGTGTGATACGAGTTCTATTCCTTTAGGGGAGCTTGGGTATGACACTTCTTGAATATTGTTTCCACGCTGAACAAGCGAAGTAACCTTTTTTTTCTCCCTTACGGCTTTCTTACTTCGCTTGTAAAGATCGTAGCATTTAGGAAAAGGTCCACATTTCGGTTTTAGGCCACCTACATCAGTAAGCCAAGAAGCTACATCATCATTAATGACTTGAGCCTCTTGAAACCATTTGTTCACATCGTCGATTATGCTTTCACCATTGTTTTTAGCTTGCTTGACTTTATTTTGGACTCTCGTGATCATACCCGATAATACCGTATGTTCATCCCTCAAATCGTCTACGAAAGTTTTGTGATCGGTTATGAGTTTTGCTCGATTCTTGACTGGTTCCACAAACCATCCCCCCACTTCCGTTATGATCGATACAAGAGAGTCCATACTATTGTTATCCTACATTGCATACAAAAGAGTTCATAGTTGAGATTTAGGAGTAACATGTTTAGTTTTGTTTCTATTCTAGCTCATATTAGCCCATATAACAATACATGAATGCATAATCACTGTAACACAAATTGTtatatgagatggtctcaccgtgaaacATGTTTCGTACTTGagttaaatagtctaataaAACATGCTTCGTACTTGagttaaatagtctaataatagaaacttttagcttatgagcTTCTTGTTTTAAGGTCATCTTACTgtgagacggtttcatacaagacGGGCTGCCATTGTAATTGACTGTAATTGTGACTGAAATCGTATTTTTACACTAAGATGTTCTATggttatatactaatactaattttgagtatGTCGAAGGTTATTTTTGTTAAGAGTTCATAATATGAAATTCATAGTTCTTATGGAGTCTTTCAGCATATAATTCCAATAGCTTGTTATCATCAACATGAGCTCAACATACTTGCAAGCACTCTTATTGGTCAAACACCAATTCTCAAAAACAGACGGTAAATGAGACTATATCTAttttaattacaattttaaagtgattatatttttataatcacaaattatttatagctttaaaataattatttacaattttagagTCATCATTTAGAAAAATAGACTTCTTATATAGATCTATCTCACATGTAATCTATCTCACATGTAATGATCTCTTATTAAAGCATCTTATTAAAGTATATAAGATATCTTAGAAAAATGGCTCACCCGTAAAATATTTAGTACGGGCTTCTGTCTGCATCCGCACTTttataacatatattaaagCTCCATCATCGAGTTGATTTCTTTAAATAAGTCATGTAAATAATAGGAACAATTTGAGACTAACAATTCAAGTTAAAAATGGTTGACGCAGTTAACTTATCAAGAAAAGAAGAATTATGCAGaaaaaattacacaaattcCAGATCCAGTAAAgaatatcaatgaaaaattagcTGTAAATGCAAGAAAATCATTTGTACCTGTTACAATTACAACAACTTATTGTGTTGCTGCTTGCTGCTGGTGATTGGTGAACAGAAGAAGGAAAGAAAGACAGATTACTTCTGGAAGCTGTAGAAATGGTGGGGAATGTGCTCTGAGAAACTCTGgattacaattaattttttttatttgaaaatataaaaagtaagaAATGGgaattttgtgccaagttactAAAAAATAGAAGTACTCCATTAATCCAGGGGGCCGGCTCTATTGTATCGGACCCATAAATCAGTCCGTTTTTTCAGATTCGTCTAGctcgttaaaatttaattaaatttacaaaTGATAATGGGTCATTAAATTAGGGATAGTCTTTAAAAAATATCGCCTTTTAGAaaaatttgtatttatatttacgGTTTGGTACTAAATGAAGGGAATAGTAATCGTTAGTGTAACTTTGGTAGATTAtttcatgaaaaattataaagaaaaaacttttttttttatcaaactttcattaccaaacataatacatattatgaaatttatattacaaattatttttattcctACTATTTAATATCAATTACAAAACGGATCGTTAGTAATTAATGgctcataataatatatttagtaattaagggttcataattaatattttgtagtGAACCCCTCAAATCTCATGGCCGGCTTGCATTGATCAATTGAAATTTGTCCTTTTTTAAGTCTCTTGTCAAGTATTTAACTTTCATTTTCATCTCATCTATATAATTTTCAACGTGAAGATTGTAGGATTTGGAAATCTTTTTGGCCATGTAAAAAGCTTATTATCTTTGTCTCATTCATTTaacattgtttttattattaaatagtaAGTAATACTTTTTAATCttattctattttttcttttattactaatttagaaagacaaagtaataatcaatgaagatcAAAAAGTGTTGATCTCTTTGATTTCAACAAAAAGATGttgtactttttatttttaaatcttaaaaaaaaataactaaccCACTAGGCCACTAGtcttacataaaaaatttagcATAAAACTTCTAAAAACGTATTTAAATTTTAGAACCTTTTCTGTAAGTAATGGtacaagattaaaaaaattataattattataccTAAAAAGAAATGATTTATGGGACATCGTTCACCTATGATAATACTTAAAATGTTCTAAAAACTTCTTTTTACTCTCCTAATTTTACTCTTATTacctatataattaatattttctcagtttttttatactatttatatttatatttttaaaatgaaattttcaAATGTTTGAGAACCTTTTTTtaccttattattattaccttttatatatttttttgagttGTTATTACCTTTTATATAAACTCACTtaacttgaaaattttttacTGCATTaacatttgattttgaattcataCAAATTCCTAAGCTCTATTTGAACTATAAAtacttttaaatatataaaatttatgaaaatttaatattttaagattatTTAGTAAGAAGAAATTGAGTCACTTCCATCCTTCCATTATTTCGATCGGGctaaagatttatagttttttggtttctgattataatgaaatataataaaatgactcattaaattatgtgcactagttatttatatgaagttgcaAATGACGTTTGTTATCATAATCCGATCGGAAATAACctctttattagttttattattaatatgagtatgatttcatACATTTAACACTCCTAAAACTCACCATTAATAAAACCCATTTAATGACATTGGGTAATTAAATGTTATATATAACCTAGTCAcgtgataaataaagaatgtgCCTTTATCAAATAAACAACTAAAGCATGCCCGTATCTCAAATTGTAATTAAAGAATGTGCatatgatgaataaagaataaaTAATGTACCTTTCTCATGAAACAATTTAAGAATATGTCACGTGACTCATTCACTCGCTCTTTTCGCATATTGTTTTAGTATCCGATTAAAGTAGGTTTTgacaatttaaaatttactcagatttgtaattaattcagattttgatttggttttaaagtgaatttataattatgtagaAAATAATGTGAGTACATGATCTAATTATAAATCGATCTAACACCTAATTCGAAATCAACAGATGATCGAATAAACACCTAAGGTTGAGGGAAATGGAGGGTTAAGTGAATGGTGATGAGAATACAATATAGGGAAATGTTATACTTACTCAAATTGAGACAAAACCGATTTTCATCCAAACTCTAAAATTATAGTTTATGACTGAGTAAACTTTCAAATCTTTTGGTAACTTTTGAGAGTTGTCTTGCAACAGGggtgtaattttcttttttctttatctaGTTGGGTAATAAATTGAATTTAcacgttttttacactttctttGAAGCAGTATGAATATGTCTGTTCGCTATCTATAATGTTACTGATTCTGTAATGTTCCAAACCCAGATAGCACTTGCATTGATCAGTTTTTTGCACCATTAGACCTCAAATTTGAAGGGCAATAAAATCATTAGCTCAACCAATACTTGGGTTCAGCCCCATTATTTGAAGGGCGGCACTTTTAACTTCTTCACCATTAGCTAATTGATTCAGCTCATAGACTATAGCATTTAACCACTACAAAAGTACTCTGAAACTCTTATGAGATTACCTATAATACTTTGTTAAGTTGGATTATAGTGCACGTATATAAATCTAGAGTCAGTTGAAAGCATGAGATATCCCTCAAAATGACCGAAAACACGATTATCGTAATGTCAAATAGGTGGCCTTTCGTATCTTTTAGGTTGATTTTGCATTGCCATAAATTGTTGAATAGGGCGGTATTATTGTGAGACgtgttttatataattaaatatcctatCTAATTGAACTTATAAAATTATGTACTTTTTGCTTTGAGGACTTTTCTCACAAAATAATTATGCATTCATTGGGCCTTTATTCACTACTCTATTTGGGCCCTTCTATTTACTTCTCTGTTTGGGCCCATAATCATACCTCTACTTGGAAGCCCATCTCAAAAAGTGTGgtctattttgatatttttagtaaatatatatattcaaactCTCATAGTTGATATGGGTATGTGTTCAACTATAATAGCCCCTCATGTATAAAACTGTCTCATTGTGAGACAAATTCATATAAAAGGTTCATTAtactaaaagtttttattattggtctatttaacccaagtatgaggcACGTCTTACGATGAGGCCGTCTCATACAAATATTTGAGCAAGTTTTATACTTAGTTTGTATTTGAGAATATTCATATGTCCAAAATAAAGTATCTGTAAGAATACGAATGTTCAATATCCAACATAAATACTTTACATAGAATAAAAAGTCTGaattagggatgcaaacggggcggggcggggcgggtattggcgttaccatccccgtccccatctggtaaatcaatccccatccccgcggcgggtataattttttttcccgtccccgccccgatgggtttgtacctaataccatccccatccccatccccatccccatttggatatccatccccgtctaatacccattttacccgccccaccacccgtcaaatccccacttaatacccatctgtgtcacatatttattttcaattatcatCTTGTATCATCCTTAATCATTGACAAATAGAGAACAATAACAGTATCTCATTAAGTATCTAATAAACTCAACAACTAATATCACAATAACCACCAGGAACCAGCCACGCAGCAACATATACATCATCTAATAAAACTATATTCGATATGCAGATCAGGAAAAAACTAAAGTCAATCGAACTTGTGGTTGATTTCATAaaataacaatgaaaaatgatcagAAAGACGGGAGTGCTCTAGAGTTTAaacaagaaaatcaagaactggAGAAAAGACAGAGACGATGAGTCGATGACAATCAAAAACTGAAAGAAACTTACCCAATGACGGGAATGCTCTGGAGTTTTTCAAGATGACGGACTGACGGcagcaagattgaagaagatgggagTGCAGCAGTGAAGTGACGGCAGCAGTGAAGCAAATGATGGGTTGAGTATTGACGGCCAACATTCAAGTATTCAACATTCCTATTGATGGTTTCAAAGGCCCAAAGTATTTAAggttttgaaacttttttttttaaagaaatataaaccggggttttttaagttttttaaaaaatttgaaaataattcaaggttttcagaaatttgaaaaataatttagggtatttcaattctcaaaatttgtatatttcgtgaggcggggcggggatggggcggatatcacctaaaacccatccccatccccattcccgcggtgggtatgaattttatatccGTACCCGCCctatgacccatcaaaccgggacccatccccgccccgcctgcatccctagtcTGAATTACGTAGACTAGAAGTTTGTACCTTTTATCATAAAGTAACTATGTGGATTAGAaggtaaaaaataatttttattacatcttatttgtgttattaaaataaaccaacaaagaaaatatagaactctaaacaatttttatttagttaacgatttttcctttcacccTAGTAGTAAGAGTTTAATTCTCAATTCTCataatctataaaaaaaaaattaattacattttcttttatcaaCATCACACCTCACAATTTAATAAGtttaatacaaatttaaagcacaataattttcaataaattcTTCCATAACATACAATGACACGCTCTTCACTTTTCATTCTACTCATTCACTCTTACAAATTCACATTCTATAAACCTATAATTAATGCACATAATTTTAATGTATACTAAGTCTATACAAAATCAATTCGCATATTACTATGTTGATAGaacaataaaaagtataaatacaCCGCCCTACCGAAAAAAAAATCCCCTCACTAGTGTTTGGAGGATTAGGAAAAAGGAAAATCCTCTCATTCGTGTCCTCCACAACTATCCATTTCTCTCTCATCTAgggttttctttttccttccccTTTTTTCACAAATCTCCCCTTACTTCGTAAATCAATCCACAATGATGCAACCACCACCCGCCGGAGTTATCCCGCCGCCGATGCCACCACAAGCCGATCCTAACCAACAACCACCACCGGCTCAATATGGCCAGCCACCT
Coding sequences:
- the LOC130818263 gene encoding probable disease resistance protein At4g27220, producing the protein MDSLVSIITEVGGWFVEPVKNRAKLITDHKTFVDDLRDEHTVLSGMITRVQNKVKQAKNNGESIIDDVNKWFQEAQVINDDVASWLTDVGGLKPKCGPFPKCYDLYKRSKKAVREKKKVTSLVQRGNNIQEVSYPSSPKGIELVSHEGFTAFDSTTMSFNETLSALGKSSTKTIGVFGMGGIGKTTLVTEVGKVAKARKMFDQVVFAVVSQTLDIRKIQGQLGDMLGLTFSRETEIGRAGQLKDRLKFENTVLVILDDVWNTIDLGDIGIPIGNDHKGCKVLITTRREHVCTSMRCQEIVSLSLLDETEAWELFKINAGGVLNEPSVELKQIAKQVIGECQRLPLALVVVASALSGKSLDEWKTAAENLQKSKLTDIETVDRNVYACFRLSYDYLKAEATKKCFLLCSLFPEDHEIDIEELTKYAMGFGLFQDVDSFRSVKSHVQNTIKDLKASSLLLKTDNMANHVKMHDMVRDAALWITNSEGEKPFIVPTPLENNWVRNNKLGEAMAISLLAFPMNDRFPTRLQCPSLKLLLLAQRAPLRLNDIFFDGLKALQVLDLTAAKNRLEMVLPSSLKSLQNLRTLLLRRWKLKGDISMIGSLRSLEILSFSGSLIFELPMELAELSELRHLDLSGCKELAGSYTEVQSRLFKLEVVYAPNQPMLAFPDDDDEDEE